Proteins from a genomic interval of Rhipicephalus microplus isolate Deutch F79 chromosome 6, USDA_Rmic, whole genome shotgun sequence:
- the LOC142765637 gene encoding uncharacterized protein LOC142765637 isoform X2 gives MPLLLRILRIQLGIRQQQREVLQEVRQLKHKRKHLLQIGGRGLREIGVNAMKAVLAHDVQVLYSLHGRKGKRAFVNLRLCRLVTDVICQKAGCDQAEALNFIKRWLPGSGDRCGGRKRRFREAFVVEQPDDPHSQSADYRLLAAAGFLPSHSSQGLDSTTVTVPPTQPGLQ, from the exons atgc ctctattgctacggatcctgcggatccaacttggcatccggcagcaacagagagaggttctgcaggaggtgcgacagctgaagcacaag cgcaagcacctcctgcagattgggggacgtggcctccgagaaattggtgtgaatgccatgaaggctgtattggcacatgatgtgcaagtgctgtacagccttcatggtagaaaagggaaaagggcctttgtgaacctgaggctctgtagattagtgacag atgtcatctgccaaaaagcagggtgcgaccaggcggaggccctcaactttattaagaggtggctgccagggtctggtgatcgctgtgggggcaggaagcggcgcttcagagaagcatttgttgtggagcagcccgatgatccccactctcagagtgcagattatcggctgctcgcggcagctggcttcctgcccagccacagcagccagggccttgacagcaccactgtcactgtgcccccaacgcaacctggcctgcagtag